A single region of the Sorghum bicolor cultivar BTx623 chromosome 9, Sorghum_bicolor_NCBIv3, whole genome shotgun sequence genome encodes:
- the LOC8080935 gene encoding proline-rich receptor-like protein kinase PERK12, which translates to MAGQVHKITAVVLLPLLILLPLTMLSSMASAMRHSPAVLTGEGFAVLRKVPTGPSNETSDPPPPPSQVAESPIVDFPVLRKVPTGPSNETSDPPPPPSQVAESPIVDFPVLRKVPTGPSNETSDPPPPPSQVAESPVVDFPVLRKVPTGPSNITSDPPPPPSVAKNA; encoded by the coding sequence ATGGCCGGGCAGGTGCACAAGATCACCGCAGTGGTGCTGCTGCCTCTGCTCATCCTCCTACCGCTGACGATGCTCTCTTCCATGGCATCAGCCATGCGCCACTCGCCGGCAGTGCTGACCGGTGAGGGCTTTGCGGTGTTGAGGAAGgttcccactggaccaagcaacgAGACCAGcgatccgccgccgccaccgtctcAAGTGGCTGAGAGCCCTATCGTCGACTTCCCGGTGCTAAGGAAGGTCCCAACTGGACCAAGCAATGAGACCAGcgatccgccgccgccaccgtctcAAGTGGCCGAGAGCCCCATCGTCGACTTCCCAGTGCTGAGGAAGGTCCCAACTGGACCAAGCAACGAGACCAGcgatccgccgccgccaccatctcaagtggctgagagCCCTGTCGTCGACTTCCCGGTGCTGAGAAAGgttcccactggaccaagcaacaTAACAAGCgatccaccgccgccgccgtcagtTGCCAAGAACGCTTGA
- the LOC8080936 gene encoding proline-rich receptor-like protein kinase PERK12 has protein sequence MAGQGCKITAVALLPLLILLPLAMLSSMASATGRSPAALSGEGFPVLRKVPTGPSNETSDPPPPPYQVPESPVVDFPVLRKVPTGPSNETSDPPPPPYQVPESPVVDFPVLRKVPTGPSNETSDPPPPPSHVAESPVVDFPVLRKVPTGPSNDTSDPPPPPSSQVAESPIVDFPVLRKVPSGPSNITSDPPPPPSVAASA, from the coding sequence ATGGCCGGTCAGGGGTGCAAGATAACCGCAGTGGCGCTGCTGCCTCTGCTCATCCTCCTGCCGCTGGCGATGCTCTCTTCCATGGCGTCGGCTACGGGCCGCTCGCCGGCAGCGCTGAGCGGCGAGGGCTTCCCGGTGCTGAGGAAGGTCCCAACTGGACCAAGCAATGAGACCAGcgacccgccgccgccaccgtatCAAGTGCCCGAGAGCCCCGTCGTCGACTTTCCAGTGCTGAGGAAGGTCCCAACTGGACCAAGCAACGAGACCAGcgatccgccgccgccaccgtatCAAGTGCCCGAGAGCCCCGTCGTCGACTTTCCAGTGCTGAGAAAGGTCCCAACTGGACCAAGCAACGAGACTAGcgatccgccgccgccaccatctCATGTGGCTGAGAGCCCCGTCGTCGACTTCCCGGTGCTGAGGAAGGTCCCAACTGGACCAAGCAACGACACCAgcgacccgccgccgccgccatcatctcaagtggctgagagCCCTATCGTCGACTTTCCGGTGCTAAGAAAAGTTCCCTCCGGACCAAGCAACATAACAAGCgatccaccgccgccgccttcaGTGGCCGCGAGCGCTTGA